A genomic region of Carassius carassius chromosome 27, fCarCar2.1, whole genome shotgun sequence contains the following coding sequences:
- the capn3b gene encoding calpain-3b, producing MAEEQKLSETSVQLTEAAPQTMGSGFTAPGSIYSAILSRNDAVKDARRLKDFQELRDKYVLKKVLFEDPLFPAQDSSLFYSEKFPLKLEWKRPSDICSNPQFILGGANRTDICQGDLGDCWLLAAIACLTLNDVVLTRVVPHDQSFTENYAGIFHFQFWRYGEWVDVVVDDRLPTYRNQLVFTRSGQKNEFWSALLEKAYAKLHGSYEALKGGNSLEAMEDFTGGLTEFYEITEAPKELYNIMRKALKRGSLMSCAIDVLVPTAQRTKTASGLVTGHAYSITGVEQGKRKDGKDLMIRLVRVRDPWGVAPPPACKSNDWVALATSEQDKERLRPTEQGEFWMCFEEFKKNFTKLEICNLTPDTLEDDQMLKWNVTIHEGRWVKGCSAGGCRNFPETYWTNPQFHLVLLEADTKEKTCTVVVALMQKGRRKERSSGATLHNIGFAIYEVPKEMKGNQQQLQKDFFLYNASTARCKSYVNMREVTERFCLKPGEYVIIPSTFDPHKESEFLLRVFSESRSSSEVIDGEIEVEPVTDVKKKIKPFEEEETEEEKQFRAIFQQMAGDDMQINANELRTVLNRVVTKHKELKTEGFCLESCRSMIALMDTDGTGHLNLQEFKHLWNKIKKWKLVFTRYDTDKSSTISSFEMRNALTETGFQLNNQLYDIICMRYANEHMELDFDSYISCLVRLEGMFRAFRAFDRDGDGIIKLNVFEWLQLTMYA from the exons ATGGCAGAAGAACAAAAGTTGTCAGAAACATCTGTCCAGCTGACTGAGGCCGCTCCACAGACTATGGGCAGTGGTTTTACTGCCCCAGGAAGCATTTATTCAGCCATTTTAAGCCGCAACGACGCTGTTAAAGATGCTAGGCGTCTCAAGGACTTTCAGGAGCTCAGAGACAAATATGTACTTAAGAAAGTGCTGTTTGAAGACCCGTTGTTCCCTGCCCAAGATTCCTCTCTCTTTTACAGTGAAAAGTTCCCTCTAAAGCTTGAATGGAAGCGCCCGTCG GATATCTGTAGCAATCCACAGTTCATTCTTGGGGGAGCCAACAGGACAGATATCTGCCAAGGAGACCTGG GAGACTGCTGGCTGCTGGCTGCCATTGCTTGCCTGACCCTTAATGATGTAGTTCTGACGAGGGTGGTTCCGCATGACCAGAGCTTCACTGAAAACTATGCTGGCATTTTCCATTTCCAG TTCTGGCGCTATGGAGAGTGGGTGGATGTGGTTGTGGATGATCGACTTCCTACATACAGAAACCAGTTAGTGTTCACCAGGTCTGGACAGAAGAATGAATTTTGGAGTGCTCTTCTGGAGAAGGCATatgcaaa ACTACACGGCTCTTATGAGGCTTTAAAGGGAGGAAACTCACTGGAAGCCATGGAGGACTTCACTGGAGGATTAACAGAGTTCTATGAGATTACAGAGGCCCCGAAGGAGCTCTACAACATCATGAGAAAGGCTCTGAAGAGAGGGTCCCTCATGAGCTGTGCCATTGAT GTTTTGGTTCCAACTGCTCAAAGGACTAAAACAGCATCTGGACTTGTGACAGGCCATGCATATTCAATCACTGGCGTTGAGCAG GGTAAACGCAAGGATGGAAAAGACCTAATGATCCGTCTGGTTCGTGTGCGAGACCCCTGGGGAGTTGCCCCCCCTCCTGCCTGTAAGTCTAATGACTGGGTTGCACTAGCCACATCTGAGCAAGACAAGGAGAGACTCAGACCTACAGAGCAAGGGGAGTTCTG GATGTGCTTTGAAGAATTTAAGAAGAACTTCACCAAACTGGAGATCTGTAATCTCACCCCAGACACTCTTGAGGATGACCAGATGCTCAAGTGGAATGTGACCATACATGAGGGCCGATGGGTGAAAGGCTGCTCTGCTGGTGGCTGCAGAAACTTTCCAG AAACATACTGGACAAACCCTCAGTTCCACCTGGTTCTTCTGGAGGCGGACACTAAAGAGAAGACCTGCACTGTGGTGGTGGCATTAATGCAGAAGGGCAGAAGAAAAGAGCGCAGCTCAGGTGCCACCCTACACAACATTGGGTTCGCCATCTATGAG GTTCCTAAAGAG ATGAAGGGCAACCAACAACAGCTGCAAAAGGATTTCTTCCTATATAATGCTTCCACAGCTCGCTGCAAGTCTTACGTCAACATGCGTGAGGTGACGGAGCGCTTCTGCCTGAAACCGGGCGAGTATGTCATCATTCCATCCACCTTCGATCCCCACAAGGAAAGCGAGTTTCTGCTCAGAGTCTTCTCTGAGAGCAGGAGCAGCTCAGA GGTTATAGATGGAGAGATTGAGGTGGAGCCTGTG ACGGATGTCAAGAAGAAAATCAAG CCATTTGAGGAGGAGGAGACTGAAGAGGAAAAGCAGTTCAGAGCCATCTTTCAGCAGATGGCTGGAGAT GACATGCAGATTAATGCCAATGAACTTAGAACTGTCCTTAACAGAGTGGTAACCAAAC ATAAAGAGTTGAAAACAGAGGGTTTCTGTCTAGAGAGCTGCAGAAGTATGATTGCACTTATGGAT ACTGATGGGACAGGCCACCTAAACCTGCAAGAGTTTAAACACTTATGGAACAAGATTAAAAAGTGGAAG CTGGTGTTCACACGTTATGACACAGACAAATCCAGTACGATCAGCAGTTTTGAGATGAGGAATGCTCTTACTGAAACAG GTTTTCAACTCAACAATCAGCTGTATGACATCATTTGTATGCGATACGCCAATGAACACATGGAGTTGGATTTCGACAGCTACATTAGCTGCTTAGTGCGACTCGAGGGAATGTTCA GGGCATTCAGAGCCTTTGACAGGGATGGAGATGGCATTATCAAACTCAATGTTTTTGAG TGGCTTCAACTGACCATGTATGCCTaa